tatattttcgttagaacaaagaaattttaaattttctatacaagaaaatataataatatggctatcttgatcatttaataaaacaaattgttcagaacggtttatttttatatccattaaatttaaagtattgcGAACTTATTCAATACTTTTAGGCAAAGGTGGCAAAATAGATTTACGTGCATTATACACATTTCGTCTAATATAATTGAGATcagttgtatttaaattattttcattattgaaatgtttgatttcagttaaaataaacttgGAAAGTTTTTCTACAGTATTGTCTTCACTTACTTTCCTTTTCAATGAATTATTGACTTCTTGGCGATTTAATGTAGTATCTTCATCACGATTGCGAATTagaactacatttttttcaataatttcatcctctgtattatttttgtaaattttactttaacacttattattaatacaacgcCAAGTTTTTTGGCCACTTTTTGCAGtatagtgtaaaaaaaatttatatttatcaactattaataatattttaccattcTGACTGTACGTGAATTCCATTGCAATTAGTAATAATGTACGACTATATTAGAGTGACTAACTTAACTGCACAAAACAGTGAAAGACGCAAAAGATTCACTAGACTAAACTCAAACAATACACAGTTATACAGTTACGAAAAGACTACGATATCGGTAATAAACGCCTATTTGTTCGGAAATTTCCGATACAAACGAAACTATCATGTTTTATCGTTATTCGACAATATTTGATACCAAATCACTGatctatttaaaacattttgtactGCAAGTGCCGATATGAACGTATAATATGGATATAACCTAACCTTCGAGAATCATCATACAGCGTATAAACACGCTCTATTCAAGCGtttgtttgttaaatatatatttattattttcaagttatgataattttgagctttttaagcttttcaacttcaaaatcgTGAATTTAAGTGATATTACCCTAATTTTTAAAggagaaaaatgtttatgtaagaGATTACAATATCTTTGATTTTcaggttaaaattttaaaaggttATTAGTGTAGGAGCTTACATTTAATGATGATTTAGGTAAAAAGGTTATTCGTGTAGGAGTTTACATTTGgccataaatacaatattttataaatacaatcctATGGTACGCGATAAAATCTTCAGTCGATATAAATCAATACTACGATCCAATCGCCGATCATTTAcaatcgaaaatttaaaaaagtatatggtCGTAGTATGTAACACACGTATTTCTACTATTGaatgtgaattataaattttatttttaaattattttattttatttctcgattatactataataagacAAACAGCCAATCACtgatgtatttcaataaataaatagtttttttgtaactatatttttgcttttatcttataaaaatttaaatgcatatttttgcatattttacaattttttattgcatacaaaTCCTAGCCCTGGATTAATGTAACACATAatcttgataaaatattttcataaacaatatttagacGATTACACTCGTGGATTGGCAAAGATCAACGATTTTGTGGGGAAGCatcattatagttataagaTAACTAGAAAAGATCCGCAGACGTTCTCAGAACAGAGGCCAAAGATTAGGATGTCTGCAGAAGATATAAACACGTAGGTATATTGGGAATATTCGATGAGTAATAATgactatatactttttaaattcgtACTATAcgactaaaattatatcttacCGTACAAATTAGTATATAGGCACCTCGTAaaggttattattaaaagctaGTATTGTcgtgaaaataaacaatatcgaTATTTGTGTCTCTAAATTCAATTaatgtgattattatatatttggttCATAACAGACTGACATCGCcgtgtacacatattatggtaaaattgatattaataaaatcgacGAATGTCACAACACGTAGtctaatacataaacaataatataagcgGATGAAGTACATAGTGACGTGCATTATcgtcaaaacaataataattggaatACGCGTCTTATACTGACGGCACGCCTGCTGTGGACGACTCTTCAATTCTGCATTCGTTTGTGCCTCtgcgtattttaaataaccctTTGGCGCCCCATTGTTCGCCCCAAGAGTTGACCATCAGCCAATACGGTGTGCCATTTTCTTCGCCCCATCCGATCATTTTGACCGCGTGTCCTCCCAAGTACGACGCGTTCTCGGTCTTTTGGTAAACTCCTGtgtgaaaacaaatatacgttataatacgatggaaatgtaatattgtgaatatgaaattacacgtgaccattattaaaaatggtactaataattgtaataaaataatcaaaaacaataggtaggtaccggATTCGTAATTCACAAAGTCATCGTAAACGTCAAACGACGACTCGATTGGTCCGTACACCACCGTGTCTATCTGCATTGTACTGTTGGTGAGGTAATATGCGTCTTTcgctgtacataatatagacatggaaaataaaattagttttgtgATAAATTACACACAAACCGCGGTCTTGGTTTGAACGTGTGACGGTCGTTTCGATTTACTTTTGTAATGGCCACTTTTGTAATCGGACGTCTTGTTGCCGTAACAACTCTTACTGCATCTGTGATTGCGTTCTGTCGGTTGTCCCGAACACGAATTATGTCCTTCTTCGTCTCGTATGCAAGGTGGTACTTTGTACGGTTGACATCCCTACGTGTATACATCGcatagtacaataattattatattttacattatatacaaatcaatttattgatttacatCGGTGGTGTTGTAGTTGCCTCCGGTGACGACGCCGTGTCTTTTGAAATATTGCCATGCTCTTATCGGGTTACCTCCGTTACATCCGAAACCGCATGTATGACAGCAAAAAGTCAGCTCTTCGGCGGATATGAGTTCATTGAAATCCCCATTCGTCGCTATGCACAGTCGGTCAGCGAACGCTCCGGTAGTACCATGTgcctatatgatattatgtacatttgattcaacaacataatattataatacacaagtGCTGTTAGTGGGTGGGTACCCACTAACTACGCACAACGGTATTCGCGCATTACCCAACAGGATCCACAATTTCCTTGGTTACGCACTTCCCCAATTGTTTTGCAATGTTTCCATTCTATTCTTGCGTCGAAAAAATTCGGGACTTCGACGTCGTCCGTGTACTTACTATCATATTCCTTGATTGGACTTTTAAGAGCGCCTTTGAGACTTTTCGAGCCTAACAATCGGACGATTTGTTCTTTGGTCATATATTCGGGAAAATTTTGTTTGGCCTAAAGTACATTAATACtacgtataatacatttttaaactgttcGGTACATATAGTTATACACAATAGttgcgtatattttatttatatttatctatttaaaaataaacattaagtcTAACTGTTAACTgagttcatttaatttttttgatttacaagATTATATTTTCCTTTGCGTAAtaaccattaaattttatgtttaaaaaatggtacctataaacaaataatatttatgtaatatatacattaaaaaaattaatatttattacacatttacgtAGGtgcacattattatgtataagtaccaataataaatttatgttcaatttaattaattttgtattaaaataggaATATGTAAATCTTACCTTCCAAGTTTTAGCGACTTTGTTAATTGTGTGTACATATTCTTTACTTAAGAAATGTGCTTGTTCCGTAAGGTAAACACTAAGTAATACCAcagatatcaaaattataaatttagccattttttatgaaaatttaaaaatgattaaatatctatCCACACATATACCGCGGATCgtacaatgataattatatatgaataatctaAAGTCAGCgtaggtaatttatataattttcctaCAGCCAACTTTTACGCCGTAACtcacgtataaaaaatataataatattgatgtacaCACTTATAA
This genomic stretch from Rhopalosiphum maidis isolate BTI-1 chromosome 3, ASM367621v3, whole genome shotgun sequence harbors:
- the LOC113559015 gene encoding cathepsin B-like cysteine proteinase 3, coding for MAKFIILISVVLLSVYLTEQAHFLSKEYVHTINKVAKTWKAKQNFPEYMTKEQIVRLLGSKSLKGALKSPIKEYDSKYTDDVEVPNFFDARIEWKHCKTIGEVRNQGNCGSCWAHGTTGAFADRLCIATNGDFNELISAEELTFCCHTCGFGCNGGNPIRAWQYFKRHGVVTGGNYNTTDGCQPYKVPPCIRDEEGHNSCSGQPTERNHRCSKSCYGNKTSDYKSGHYKTKDAYYLTNSTMQIDTVVYGPIESSFDVYDDFVNYESGVYQKTENASYLGGHAVKMIGWGEENGTPYWLMVNSWGEQWGAKGLFKIRRGTNECRIEESSTAGVPSV